The Chanodichthys erythropterus isolate Z2021 chromosome 12, ASM2448905v1, whole genome shotgun sequence genome contains a region encoding:
- the gria2a gene encoding glutamate receptor 2a isoform X3: MDKQKMMILSGLLFSALWGLALGGSPSVQIGGLFPRGADQEYSAFRIGMVQFGTAEFRLTPHIDNLEVANSFAITNCFCSQFSRGVYAIFGFYDKKSVNTITSFCETLHVSFITPSFPADGLNQFVLQMRPDIKGPLISLVEYYKWEKFAYLYDSDRGLSTLQAVLDTAAERKWQVTAINVGNLKDEWKDEAYRSLFQDLENKKERRVILDCEQDKVKDIMEQVITIGRHVKGYHYIIANFGFVDGDLSKIQYGGANVSGFQVVDFDDPLVAKFDQRWEALEEKEYPGADSRIRYTSALTYDAVQVMTEAFRFLHKQRIDISRRGNNGDCLANPAVPWAQGVEIERALKQVRVDGLTGNIQFDQYGRRVNYTVNVMELKNSGPVKIGYWNEMDKMAVTKSDLFPNDTMGMENKTVVVTTILEAPYVMLKKNAELFTDNERYEGYCVDLAAEIAKHCGFKYQLRIVADGKYGARDAETKIWNGMVGELVYGKADIAVAPLTITLVREEVIDFSKPFMSLGISIMIKKPQKSKPGVFSFLDPLAYEIWMCIVFAYIGVSVVLFLVSRFSPYEWHTEEFEDGQLGPSESTNEFGIFNSLWFSLGAFMQQGCDISPRSLSGRIVGGVWWFFTLIIISSYTANLAAFLTVERMVSPIESAEDLAKQTEIAYGTLDAGSTKEFFRRSKIALFDKMWQYMKSAEPSVFVKNTVEGVLRVRKSKGKYAYLLESTMNEYIEQRKPCDTMKVGGNLDSKGYGIATPKGSALRTPVNLAVLKLSEQGILDKLKNKWWYDKGECGAKDSGSKEKTSALSLSNVAGVFYILVGGLGLAMLVALVEFCYKSRAEAKRMKMTFTDAMRSKARLSITGSTGENGRVLTPDFSKAVHAVPYLRPGMAMPLSVSELS; the protein is encoded by the exons tttgctCACAGTTTTCCAGAGGAGTGTATGCAATCTTTGGCTTCTACGACAAAAAGTCGGTGAACACCATCACGTCGTTCTGCGAGACGCTGCATGTGTCCTTCATCACGCCCAGTTTTCCAGCTGATGGACTCAACCAGTTTGTTCTGCAGATGAGACCTGATATCAAAGGCCCTCTCATCAGCCTGGTGGAATATTACAAGTGGGAGAAGTTTGCCTATCTGTATGACAGCGACAGAG GTCTGTCTACCCTGCAGGCAGTGCTGGACACAGCAGCAGAGAGGAAATGGCAGGTAACAGCCATAAACGTTGGAAACCTGAAGGATGAGTGGAAAGACGAGGCATATCGCTCCCTCTTTCAGGACCTGGAGAACAAGAAAGAGCGGAGAGTCATCCTAGACTGTGAACAGGACAAAGTCAAGGACATTATGGAGCAG GTCATTACGATTGGTCGACATGTGAAAGGATATCACTACATCATTGCAAATTTT gGCTTTGTGGATGGAGATTTGTCCAAGATTCAGTATGGAGGAGCAAATGTATCTGGATTCCAGGTAGTGGATTTTGATGATCCGCTTGTTGCTAAATTTGATCAGCGCTGGGAAGCACTGGAGGAGAAAGAGTACCCTGGAGCAGACAGCAGAATCAGG TACACTTCCGCTCTCACATATGATGCTGTGCAAGTAATGACAGAGGCATTCCGCTTTCTGCATAAACAAAGGATCGACATCAGTCGCCGTGGCAACAACGGAGACTGCCTGGCCAATCCTGCGGTGCCGTGGGCTCAGGGGGTGGAAATAGAGCGTGCTCTCAAACAG GTGCGTGTGGATGGATTGACAGGAAATATTCAATTCGATCAGTACGGCAGAAGAGTGAATTACACAGTCAATGTCATGGAGCTGAAAAACAGTGGCCCTGTGAAG ATTGGTTACTGGAATGAGATGGACAAAATGGCCGTGACAAAATCTGACCTTTTCCCCAATGACACCATGGGAATGGAGAATAAAACGGTTGTTGTGACAACAATCCTG GAGGCACCGTATGTAATGCTGAAAAAGAATGCAGAGTTATTCACCGATAATGAACGTTATGAAGGATACTGTGTGGACCTGGCCGCTGAGATTGCTAAGCATTGTGGGTTTAAGTATCAGCTGAGGATTGTAGCAGATGGAAAGTATGGAGCACGAGATGCTGAGACCAAGATCTGGAATGGCATGGTTGGGGAACTGGTGTATGGG AAAGCTGACATAGCAGTAGCTCCTCTCACCATCACTCTGGTCAGAGAGGAGGTGATCGACTTCTCGAAACCTTTCATGAGTCTGGGCATATCCATTATGATCAAGAAACCACAGAAATCCAAGCCGGGTGTCTTCTCCTTCCTGGACCCATTGGCCTACGAGATCTGGATGTGCATTGTATTCGCCTACATTGGAGTTAGCGTTGTGCTCTTTCTTGTTAGCCGCTTCAGCCCTTACGAGTGGCACACTGAAGAGTTTGAGGATGGGCAGCTGGGCCCTAGCGAATCTACCAACGAATTTGGCATCTTTAATAGTCTGTGGTTTTCTCTGGGCGCTTTTATGCAGCAGGGATGCGATATTTCGCCAAG GTCTTTGTCTGGCCGTATAGTTGGAGGTGTGTGGTGGTTTTTCACCCTCATCATCATCTCGTCCTACACGGCTAACCTGGCTGCATTTCTTACTGTGGAGAGGATGGTGTCACCTATCGAGAGTGCAGAAGACTTGGCCAAACAGACCGAGATTGCCTATGGGACATTGGATGCAGGCTCGACCAAAGAATTCTTTAGG AGATCCAAGATTGCTCTCTTTGACAAGATGTGGCAGTACATGAAGAGCGCAGAACCTTCTGTGTTTGTTAAAAACACTGTGGAAGGCGTTTTGCGTGTCCGAAAATCCAAAGGCAAATATGCCTACCTTCTGGAGTCCACTATGAATGAGTACATCGAGCAGCGCAAGCCCTGTGACACCATGAAGGTCGGAGGGAACCTTGACTCTAAAGGCTACGGCATCGCTACACCCAAGGGATCTGCTTTAAG AACGCCAGTAAACCTTGCAGTATTGAAACTCAGTGAGCAAGGCATCTTAGACAAGCTGAAAAACAAATGGTGGTACGATAAGGGAGAATGTGGAGCCAAGGACTCTGGAAGTAAG GAGAAGACTAGCGCCCTCAGCCTGAGTAACGTTGCGGGCGTCTTCTACATCCTGGTTGGCGGCCTCGGGTTGGCCATGCTGGTCGCTCTGGTGGAGTTCTGCTACAAGTCTCGCGCGGAGGCCAAACGCATGAAG ATGACGTTCACAGATGCTATGCGCAGTAAGGCCAGGTTGTCTATAACGGGCAGTACAGGGGAGAACGGGCGAGTGCTGACTCCAGACTTCTCTAAAGCCGTCCATGCTGTGCCGTACCTGAGACCTGGCATGGCAATGCCTCTGAGTGTGAGCGAGCTGTCCTGA
- the gria2a gene encoding glutamate receptor 2a isoform X1, translating to MDKQKMMILSGLLFSALWGLALGGSPSVQIGGLFPRGADQEYSAFRIGMVQFGTAEFRLTPHIDNLEVANSFAITNCFCSQFSRGVYAIFGFYDKKSVNTITSFCETLHVSFITPSFPADGLNQFVLQMRPDIKGPLISLVEYYKWEKFAYLYDSDRGLSTLQAVLDTAAERKWQVTAINVGNLKDEWKDEAYRSLFQDLENKKERRVILDCEQDKVKDIMEQVITIGRHVKGYHYIIANFGFVDGDLSKIQYGGANVSGFQVVDFDDPLVAKFDQRWEALEEKEYPGADSRIRYTSALTYDAVQVMTEAFRFLHKQRIDISRRGNNGDCLANPAVPWAQGVEIERALKQVRVDGLTGNIQFDQYGRRVNYTVNVMELKNSGPVKIGYWNEMDKMAVTKSDLFPNDTMGMENKTVVVTTILEAPYVMLKKNAELFTDNERYEGYCVDLAAEIAKHCGFKYQLRIVADGKYGARDAETKIWNGMVGELVYGKADIAVAPLTITLVREEVIDFSKPFMSLGISIMIKKPQKSKPGVFSFLDPLAYEIWMCIVFAYIGVSVVLFLVSRFSPYEWHTEEFEDGQLGPSESTNEFGIFNSLWFSLGAFMQQGCDISPRSLSGRIVGGVWWFFTLIIISSYTANLAAFLTVERMVSPIESAEDLAKQTEIAYGTLDAGSTKEFFRRSKIALFDKMWQYMKSAEPSVFVKNTVEGVLRVRKSKGKYAYLLESTMNEYIEQRKPCDTMKVGGNLDSKGYGIATPKGSALRNAVNLAVLKLNEQGLLDKLKNKWWYDKGECGSGGGESKEKTSALSLSNVAGVFYILVGGLGLAMLVALVEFCYKSRAEAKRMKVAKTQALNPSSSSQNSQNFATYKEGYNMTFTDAMRSKARLSITGSTGENGRVLTPDFSKAVHAVPYLRPGMAMPLSVSELS from the exons tttgctCACAGTTTTCCAGAGGAGTGTATGCAATCTTTGGCTTCTACGACAAAAAGTCGGTGAACACCATCACGTCGTTCTGCGAGACGCTGCATGTGTCCTTCATCACGCCCAGTTTTCCAGCTGATGGACTCAACCAGTTTGTTCTGCAGATGAGACCTGATATCAAAGGCCCTCTCATCAGCCTGGTGGAATATTACAAGTGGGAGAAGTTTGCCTATCTGTATGACAGCGACAGAG GTCTGTCTACCCTGCAGGCAGTGCTGGACACAGCAGCAGAGAGGAAATGGCAGGTAACAGCCATAAACGTTGGAAACCTGAAGGATGAGTGGAAAGACGAGGCATATCGCTCCCTCTTTCAGGACCTGGAGAACAAGAAAGAGCGGAGAGTCATCCTAGACTGTGAACAGGACAAAGTCAAGGACATTATGGAGCAG GTCATTACGATTGGTCGACATGTGAAAGGATATCACTACATCATTGCAAATTTT gGCTTTGTGGATGGAGATTTGTCCAAGATTCAGTATGGAGGAGCAAATGTATCTGGATTCCAGGTAGTGGATTTTGATGATCCGCTTGTTGCTAAATTTGATCAGCGCTGGGAAGCACTGGAGGAGAAAGAGTACCCTGGAGCAGACAGCAGAATCAGG TACACTTCCGCTCTCACATATGATGCTGTGCAAGTAATGACAGAGGCATTCCGCTTTCTGCATAAACAAAGGATCGACATCAGTCGCCGTGGCAACAACGGAGACTGCCTGGCCAATCCTGCGGTGCCGTGGGCTCAGGGGGTGGAAATAGAGCGTGCTCTCAAACAG GTGCGTGTGGATGGATTGACAGGAAATATTCAATTCGATCAGTACGGCAGAAGAGTGAATTACACAGTCAATGTCATGGAGCTGAAAAACAGTGGCCCTGTGAAG ATTGGTTACTGGAATGAGATGGACAAAATGGCCGTGACAAAATCTGACCTTTTCCCCAATGACACCATGGGAATGGAGAATAAAACGGTTGTTGTGACAACAATCCTG GAGGCACCGTATGTAATGCTGAAAAAGAATGCAGAGTTATTCACCGATAATGAACGTTATGAAGGATACTGTGTGGACCTGGCCGCTGAGATTGCTAAGCATTGTGGGTTTAAGTATCAGCTGAGGATTGTAGCAGATGGAAAGTATGGAGCACGAGATGCTGAGACCAAGATCTGGAATGGCATGGTTGGGGAACTGGTGTATGGG AAAGCTGACATAGCAGTAGCTCCTCTCACCATCACTCTGGTCAGAGAGGAGGTGATCGACTTCTCGAAACCTTTCATGAGTCTGGGCATATCCATTATGATCAAGAAACCACAGAAATCCAAGCCGGGTGTCTTCTCCTTCCTGGACCCATTGGCCTACGAGATCTGGATGTGCATTGTATTCGCCTACATTGGAGTTAGCGTTGTGCTCTTTCTTGTTAGCCGCTTCAGCCCTTACGAGTGGCACACTGAAGAGTTTGAGGATGGGCAGCTGGGCCCTAGCGAATCTACCAACGAATTTGGCATCTTTAATAGTCTGTGGTTTTCTCTGGGCGCTTTTATGCAGCAGGGATGCGATATTTCGCCAAG GTCTTTGTCTGGCCGTATAGTTGGAGGTGTGTGGTGGTTTTTCACCCTCATCATCATCTCGTCCTACACGGCTAACCTGGCTGCATTTCTTACTGTGGAGAGGATGGTGTCACCTATCGAGAGTGCAGAAGACTTGGCCAAACAGACCGAGATTGCCTATGGGACATTGGATGCAGGCTCGACCAAAGAATTCTTTAGG AGATCCAAGATTGCTCTCTTTGACAAGATGTGGCAGTACATGAAGAGCGCAGAACCTTCTGTGTTTGTTAAAAACACTGTGGAAGGCGTTTTGCGTGTCCGAAAATCCAAAGGCAAATATGCCTACCTTCTGGAGTCCACTATGAATGAGTACATCGAGCAGCGCAAGCCCTGTGACACCATGAAGGTCGGAGGGAACCTTGACTCTAAAGGCTACGGCATCGCTACACCCAAGGGATCTGCTTTAAG AAACGCGGTAAACCTTGCAGTGCTAAAACTGAACGAGCAGGGGCTTCTGGATAAATTGAAAAACAAATGGTGGTACGACAAAGGAGAGTGCGGCAGCGGAGGCGGGGAGTCAAAG GAGAAGACTAGCGCCCTCAGCCTGAGTAACGTTGCGGGCGTCTTCTACATCCTGGTTGGCGGCCTCGGGTTGGCCATGCTGGTCGCTCTGGTGGAGTTCTGCTACAAGTCTCGCGCGGAGGCCAAACGCATGAAGGTTGCCAAGACTCAGGCTCTAAATCCCTCCTCTTCCTCGCAGAATTCTCAGAATTTTGCTACTTATAAGGAAGGGTACAAC ATGACGTTCACAGATGCTATGCGCAGTAAGGCCAGGTTGTCTATAACGGGCAGTACAGGGGAGAACGGGCGAGTGCTGACTCCAGACTTCTCTAAAGCCGTCCATGCTGTGCCGTACCTGAGACCTGGCATGGCAATGCCTCTGAGTGTGAGCGAGCTGTCCTGA
- the gria2a gene encoding glutamate receptor 2a isoform X2 codes for MDKQKMMILSGLLFSALWGLALGGSPSVQIGGLFPRGADQEYSAFRIGMVQFGTAEFRLTPHIDNLEVANSFAITNCFCSQFSRGVYAIFGFYDKKSVNTITSFCETLHVSFITPSFPADGLNQFVLQMRPDIKGPLISLVEYYKWEKFAYLYDSDRGLSTLQAVLDTAAERKWQVTAINVGNLKDEWKDEAYRSLFQDLENKKERRVILDCEQDKVKDIMEQVITIGRHVKGYHYIIANFGFVDGDLSKIQYGGANVSGFQVVDFDDPLVAKFDQRWEALEEKEYPGADSRIRYTSALTYDAVQVMTEAFRFLHKQRIDISRRGNNGDCLANPAVPWAQGVEIERALKQVRVDGLTGNIQFDQYGRRVNYTVNVMELKNSGPVKIGYWNEMDKMAVTKSDLFPNDTMGMENKTVVVTTILEAPYVMLKKNAELFTDNERYEGYCVDLAAEIAKHCGFKYQLRIVADGKYGARDAETKIWNGMVGELVYGKADIAVAPLTITLVREEVIDFSKPFMSLGISIMIKKPQKSKPGVFSFLDPLAYEIWMCIVFAYIGVSVVLFLVSRFSPYEWHTEEFEDGQLGPSESTNEFGIFNSLWFSLGAFMQQGCDISPRSLSGRIVGGVWWFFTLIIISSYTANLAAFLTVERMVSPIESAEDLAKQTEIAYGTLDAGSTKEFFRRSKIALFDKMWQYMKSAEPSVFVKNTVEGVLRVRKSKGKYAYLLESTMNEYIEQRKPCDTMKVGGNLDSKGYGIATPKGSALRNAVNLAVLKLNEQGLLDKLKNKWWYDKGECGSGGGESKEKTSALSLSNVAGVFYILVGGLGLAMLVALVEFCYKSRAEAKRMKMTFTDAMRSKARLSITGSTGENGRVLTPDFSKAVHAVPYLRPGMAMPLSVSELS; via the exons tttgctCACAGTTTTCCAGAGGAGTGTATGCAATCTTTGGCTTCTACGACAAAAAGTCGGTGAACACCATCACGTCGTTCTGCGAGACGCTGCATGTGTCCTTCATCACGCCCAGTTTTCCAGCTGATGGACTCAACCAGTTTGTTCTGCAGATGAGACCTGATATCAAAGGCCCTCTCATCAGCCTGGTGGAATATTACAAGTGGGAGAAGTTTGCCTATCTGTATGACAGCGACAGAG GTCTGTCTACCCTGCAGGCAGTGCTGGACACAGCAGCAGAGAGGAAATGGCAGGTAACAGCCATAAACGTTGGAAACCTGAAGGATGAGTGGAAAGACGAGGCATATCGCTCCCTCTTTCAGGACCTGGAGAACAAGAAAGAGCGGAGAGTCATCCTAGACTGTGAACAGGACAAAGTCAAGGACATTATGGAGCAG GTCATTACGATTGGTCGACATGTGAAAGGATATCACTACATCATTGCAAATTTT gGCTTTGTGGATGGAGATTTGTCCAAGATTCAGTATGGAGGAGCAAATGTATCTGGATTCCAGGTAGTGGATTTTGATGATCCGCTTGTTGCTAAATTTGATCAGCGCTGGGAAGCACTGGAGGAGAAAGAGTACCCTGGAGCAGACAGCAGAATCAGG TACACTTCCGCTCTCACATATGATGCTGTGCAAGTAATGACAGAGGCATTCCGCTTTCTGCATAAACAAAGGATCGACATCAGTCGCCGTGGCAACAACGGAGACTGCCTGGCCAATCCTGCGGTGCCGTGGGCTCAGGGGGTGGAAATAGAGCGTGCTCTCAAACAG GTGCGTGTGGATGGATTGACAGGAAATATTCAATTCGATCAGTACGGCAGAAGAGTGAATTACACAGTCAATGTCATGGAGCTGAAAAACAGTGGCCCTGTGAAG ATTGGTTACTGGAATGAGATGGACAAAATGGCCGTGACAAAATCTGACCTTTTCCCCAATGACACCATGGGAATGGAGAATAAAACGGTTGTTGTGACAACAATCCTG GAGGCACCGTATGTAATGCTGAAAAAGAATGCAGAGTTATTCACCGATAATGAACGTTATGAAGGATACTGTGTGGACCTGGCCGCTGAGATTGCTAAGCATTGTGGGTTTAAGTATCAGCTGAGGATTGTAGCAGATGGAAAGTATGGAGCACGAGATGCTGAGACCAAGATCTGGAATGGCATGGTTGGGGAACTGGTGTATGGG AAAGCTGACATAGCAGTAGCTCCTCTCACCATCACTCTGGTCAGAGAGGAGGTGATCGACTTCTCGAAACCTTTCATGAGTCTGGGCATATCCATTATGATCAAGAAACCACAGAAATCCAAGCCGGGTGTCTTCTCCTTCCTGGACCCATTGGCCTACGAGATCTGGATGTGCATTGTATTCGCCTACATTGGAGTTAGCGTTGTGCTCTTTCTTGTTAGCCGCTTCAGCCCTTACGAGTGGCACACTGAAGAGTTTGAGGATGGGCAGCTGGGCCCTAGCGAATCTACCAACGAATTTGGCATCTTTAATAGTCTGTGGTTTTCTCTGGGCGCTTTTATGCAGCAGGGATGCGATATTTCGCCAAG GTCTTTGTCTGGCCGTATAGTTGGAGGTGTGTGGTGGTTTTTCACCCTCATCATCATCTCGTCCTACACGGCTAACCTGGCTGCATTTCTTACTGTGGAGAGGATGGTGTCACCTATCGAGAGTGCAGAAGACTTGGCCAAACAGACCGAGATTGCCTATGGGACATTGGATGCAGGCTCGACCAAAGAATTCTTTAGG AGATCCAAGATTGCTCTCTTTGACAAGATGTGGCAGTACATGAAGAGCGCAGAACCTTCTGTGTTTGTTAAAAACACTGTGGAAGGCGTTTTGCGTGTCCGAAAATCCAAAGGCAAATATGCCTACCTTCTGGAGTCCACTATGAATGAGTACATCGAGCAGCGCAAGCCCTGTGACACCATGAAGGTCGGAGGGAACCTTGACTCTAAAGGCTACGGCATCGCTACACCCAAGGGATCTGCTTTAAG AAACGCGGTAAACCTTGCAGTGCTAAAACTGAACGAGCAGGGGCTTCTGGATAAATTGAAAAACAAATGGTGGTACGACAAAGGAGAGTGCGGCAGCGGAGGCGGGGAGTCAAAG GAGAAGACTAGCGCCCTCAGCCTGAGTAACGTTGCGGGCGTCTTCTACATCCTGGTTGGCGGCCTCGGGTTGGCCATGCTGGTCGCTCTGGTGGAGTTCTGCTACAAGTCTCGCGCGGAGGCCAAACGCATGAAG ATGACGTTCACAGATGCTATGCGCAGTAAGGCCAGGTTGTCTATAACGGGCAGTACAGGGGAGAACGGGCGAGTGCTGACTCCAGACTTCTCTAAAGCCGTCCATGCTGTGCCGTACCTGAGACCTGGCATGGCAATGCCTCTGAGTGTGAGCGAGCTGTCCTGA